In Thermotoga sp., a single genomic region encodes these proteins:
- a CDS encoding mechanosensitive ion channel family protein encodes MLTRLVLTVITVAVSYLMFKWLFKLIEKSVEKQGKELQMRNTIRFFLGLIIAVIAIMVILDIWDLNLVPMLTGVGIGGLIVGLALQEPLSNFFSGIFLLISRAVKEGDAVEIGGISGTVEVVNLNHTVIRTWDGKKVMIPNKSVWNDKIIHFWPLNVRRQEITVGVPYSANLRKVVEIFQKALEDEETVEKDPAPAIVFDAFNSSSIDFIIKFWVTRENFFEGVKRLAFRIKDYLEKEGIYIPFPQLDVHFDEEFLRTWEHEGTEDKS; translated from the coding sequence ATACTAACAAGACTGGTTCTGACGGTGATCACCGTTGCTGTATCATACCTGATGTTCAAGTGGCTCTTCAAACTCATCGAGAAGAGTGTTGAAAAACAGGGAAAAGAGCTTCAAATGAGAAACACCATCAGATTCTTTCTTGGACTCATCATAGCTGTGATAGCCATTATGGTTATTCTTGACATCTGGGATCTGAACCTAGTACCCATGCTGACGGGTGTGGGAATAGGGGGACTCATCGTTGGTCTAGCTCTTCAAGAACCACTCTCCAATTTCTTTTCCGGGATATTCCTGCTCATCTCACGCGCTGTGAAAGAAGGCGATGCGGTGGAAATTGGAGGAATTTCCGGAACCGTGGAAGTGGTAAATCTGAATCACACGGTGATCAGAACGTGGGATGGAAAAAAGGTCATGATACCGAACAAATCAGTGTGGAACGACAAGATCATCCATTTCTGGCCTTTGAACGTGAGAAGACAGGAGATCACAGTGGGAGTACCCTATTCTGCAAATCTCAGAAAGGTTGTAGAGATCTTTCAAAAGGCTCTCGAGGACGAAGAAACCGTTGAGAAAGATCCGGCACCCGCCATTGTTTTTGATGCCTTCAACAGTTCTTCTATAGATTTCATCATCAAGTTCTGGGTGACAAGAGAGAACTTTTTTGAAGGTGTAAAAAGACTTGCTTTCAGAATAAAGGATTATTTGGAGAAAGAAGGAATCTACATCCCCTTCCCTCAACTCGATGTGCACTTCGATG